A single Gambusia affinis linkage group LG20, SWU_Gaff_1.0, whole genome shotgun sequence DNA region contains:
- the aatkb gene encoding serine/threonine-protein kinase LMTK1 isoform X2, translating to MMNAVGLILNSNVSAEIYSLYSSLWISLIPAVFLPGSAAPAGKMLALLGAMCSALFVPGCALSSHFNPDGAPLSELSWSSSLAVVAISFSGLFTFVFLMLACLCCKKGKMGFKEFENVDCDEYHADMSTLASTVSQGTPDVYVLPLTEVSLPTTKQPARSAQLLKSSELTRHSLLYLKEIGHGWFGKVLLGEVNTGLNTTQVVVKELKVSASVQEQMHFLEEAQPYRLQHPALLQCLAQCTEVTPYLLVMEFCPLGDVKGYLRSCRSSEAINPEPLILQRMACDIASGLLHLHKHNFTHSDLALRNCLLTADISVKIGDYGLAHTKYKDDFYVTSDQTYVPLRWIAPELVDEVHGNLLIADQTQQSNIWSLGVTIWELFELGNQPYRHYSDRQVLTYAVREQQLRLPKPLLKVPLAERWYEVMQFCWLQPDQRPNAEEVLLLLSYLCAKGASEAEEDFERRWNSLRPNAGFNGLHTASTISRDQPSLTSSSFPLLEQFSSGDGYHSESGDDILTVTETSHGLNFEYKWEQADPSYISQESSSTCTQANHHCPDVFYPPGGIVGGCPIESLSHGVSPTYYQPKHLHPPSVLPVLSAHSPSVSSEYYIRIEEPVDCNMDPDYNMCSYSPDYQGSSGSFLTGSADSGECMACPSQTKTMGPYWSADIHKSDLYDSNDSSPAISLTMEPLLGQVSDSSPLRPWESSHYVSYKDRDGGYYYEHSPTLEMNPYLVGSEHSSEHLQESWGSRSLRQALGELENPLGISPSVTSPPEQAYRATYLDTSQTSLLGKNITGGYYDMMGSLRKTMPSHTRHNSHSVSINMKTGGALFIGHRDSDTEEEEEGIFLERHSCNTWPSKHRHSSGGHHRRASHSCRQDSYTDFNYTMPSTDIEDTWPDQHSLAFHSLPKPIDYLEPHQAKDNSACLSLSKHHTMVPSDNCNAYIYLCHEGETQETPSGECCHTHFVDPLTGLLVRNNNYCHSYSHSNYITDKTTDILSSEEMINLSPAPGGPVVSKHTLIKANDCEEYYINPSSEETPREEVIKENLIMQNPPEPRKEEVTLTMTKNSPPPPDNRHVMVSITDPQSELSHTADSGMDQAGSTVSLIDILDCSDEEEDITDDITDVTSGIFADEGNELNASPAFKSLQKQVGTPDSMDSMDLPSAAGSCEGLSPASSQPSSSPKAMDSGYDTENNESPEFVPKESHDTRSQPQGKPTLDTGLEEVQENLEEENKAEVQPSLGQGSILDSSQTEDHIFLPLSDKTPYRDSAYFSDYENEKQSRDEERELQLKEMDHHSDEEKLHVGGKKAEKRKSGEEEELEDGVVNKDFKLEVDHDPTGIAESLPPGTSSTENEEPSDSAFKAEAILDEWPSHEESSALGDWAAEVVGAMEEALGALNGDSASSYKEEKDMEDKTDSVEAGKVEETPMKTNHKRPLGMSGEILHVLPKDEVALQHTANSRRFSSSSPVSPSTPQPPLPATEGRSSPADGEEADEEDTDDSDESDEELRSYSVQEDEESEGECHPVPIVVSDNSEAHKLRSLLKVPSLAAENQEEDHKKKTVSFFDDVTVYLFDQESPTKELVEYGFPLASEGSISGRKSQERPNIAADSSDGNISEESAGFEWEDDFPLLPLPTSSTAADSPPLRAVAKAPEPKPAIQLSRFTVSPSNVSRFSITHISDSDMDSAGGWSLHHLHAPPLSLWRNHD from the exons GAATTCGAGAACGTGGACTGCGACGAGTACCATGCAGACATGTCCACCTTGGCCTCCACGGTCTCCCAGGGCACTCCGGACGTCTACGTCCTGCCGCTCACCGAGGTTTCCCTGCCGACCACCAAGCAGCCGGCCCGATCTG cCCAGCTGCTGAAGTCCTCTGAACTGACTCGCCACAGTCTGCTCTACCTGAAGGAGATCGGACATGGATGGTTCGGGAAG GTTCTGCTTGGGGAGGTGAACACGGGCCTGAACACCACACAGGTGGTGGTGAAGGAGCTCAAAGTCAGCGCCAGTGTGCAGGAGCAGATGCATTTCCTGGAGGAAGCTCAACCCTACCG GCTCCAGCACCCGGCTCTGCTGCAGTGCCTGGCCCAGTGCACTGAAGTCACTCCCTACCTGCTGGTCATGGAGTTCTGTCCACTG GGGGATGTGAAGGGTTACCTCCGAAGCTGCAGGTCGAGCGAGGCGATCAACCCTGAGCCCCTGATTCTGCAAAGGATGGCCTGTGACATTGCATCAGGACTGCTGCACCTGCACAAACACAACTTCACCCACAG CGACCTGGCTCTGAGGAACTGCCTGCTGACTGCTGACATCTCAGTGAAGATCGGAGATTACGGTCTGGCGCACACAAAGTATAAG GATGATTTCTACGTGACCTCGGATCAGACGTACGTGCCACTGCGCTGGATCGCTCCCGAGCTGGTGGACGAGGTTCATGGAAACCTGCTGATAGCTGATCAGACCCAGCAGAGCAACATCTG GTCTCTTGGTGTGACCATCTGGGAGCTGTTTGAGCTGGGAAACCAGCCCTACAGACACTACTCTGACAGACAGGTCCTGACGTATGCTGTAAGAGAGCAGCAACTGAGACTTCCCAAGCCGCTGCTCAAAGTTCCCCTGGCTGAACGCTG GTATGAAGTGATGCAATTCTGCTGGCTCCAACCTGACCAGAGACCCAATGCAGAGGAAGTCCTCCTGTTGCTCAGCTATCTGTGTGCAAAAGGGGCCAGTGAGGCCGAAGAGGACTTTGAGAGGCGCTGGAACTCTCTGCGTCCCAACGCTGGATTCAACGGTCTCCACACCGCCTCAACAATATCTCGAGACCAACCCTCCTTAACCTCCTCTTCCTTCCCTTTACTGGAGCAGTTTTCATCTGGTGATGGCTACCATTCAGAGTCTGGAGATGACATACTGACAGTCACGGAGACCAGCCACGGGCTGAACTTTGAGTACAAGTGGGAGCAAGCAGATCCATCCTACATATCCCAAGAGTCCTCAAGTACTTGTACTCAGGCCAACCATCATTGTCCAGACGTGTTTTATCCACCAGGGGGCATTGTTGGAGGATGTCCCATTGAGAGCCTAAGCCACGGAGTTTCTCCTACCTACTATCAACCAAAACACTTGCATCCTCCCAGTGTGCTCCCTGTCCTCAGCGCCCATAGTCCCTCAGTAAGCAGTGAATATTATATCCGTATTGAGGAGCCTGTGGACTGTAACATGGATCCAGATTACAACATGTGCTCTTACAGCCCAGACTACCAGGGCAGCAGCGGGAGCTTCCTGACTGGCAGTGCAGACTCTGGTGAATGCATGGCCTGCCCATCACAAACCAAAACTATGGGTCCTTACTGGTCTGCTGACATCCATAAATCTGATCTGTATGACTCCAATGACTCAAGTCCAGCCATCTCCTTGACAATGGAGCCTCTTTTAGGTCAGGTTTCAGACAGCAGCCCCCTTCGACCATGGGAGTCAAGTCACTATGTGTCCTATAAAGACAGAGATGGGGGCTACTACTATGAGCACTCCCCTACTTTAGAAATGAATCCCTATCTGGTTGGAAGTGAGCATTCCAGTGAGCATCTCCAAGAAAGCTGGGGGTCAAGAAGCCTTCGTCAGGCTTTAGGAGAACTGGAGAACCCTCTGGGTATATCCCCATCTGTGACCAGTCCACCTGAACAGGCCTACAGAGCGACATACCTGGACACCAGCCAGACCTCTCTCTTAGGGAAGAACATTACAGGGGGCTACTATGACATGATGGGCTCTTTAAGGAAGACCATGCCTAGTCACACGAGACACAATAGCCACTCAGTCAGTATCAACATGAAGACCGGAGGCGCGCTCTTCATCGGACACAGAGACAGtgacacagaagaagaagaggagggcATATTTCTCGAGAGACACAGCTGCAATACGTGGCCTTCGAAACACAGGCACAGCAGCGGAGGACACCACAGGCGGGCGAGCCACAGCTGCAGACAAGACTCTTACACCGACTTCAACTACACCATGCCAAGTACGGACATCGAAGACACCTGGCCCGACCAGCACAGCCTGGCTTTTCACTCTCTGCCCAAACCCATCGACTATTTAGAGCCACACCAGGCCAAAGATAACAGTGCCTGCCTCAGCCTGAGTAAACATCACACCATGGTGCCCTCAGACAACTGCAATGCCTACATCTACCTGTGCCATGAAGGGGAGACTCAGGAGACACCATCTGGAGAGTGCTGCCACACCCATTTTGTTGATCCACTCACTGGTTTGTTAGTGAGAAACAACAACTACTGTCACAGCTACAGTCACAGCAACTACATCACAGACAAGACCACTGATATTCTCAGCAGTGAGGAGATGATCAATCTATCACCGGCTCCAGGGGGTCCCGTTGTTTCCAAACACACTTTGATAAAGGCTAACGACTGTGAAGAGTACTATATTAATCCTTCATCTGAAGAAACGCCACGAGAGGAAGTaatcaaagaaaatctgatcaTGCAAAATCCACCAGAACCTAGAAAAGAAGAGGTAACTCTGACAATGACTAAAAACTCTCCACCACCTCCTGATAACAGGCATGTGATGGTTTCCATCACAGATCCCCAGTCGGAGCTGAGCCACACAGCTGACAGTGGCATGGACCAGGCCGGCTCCACCGTAAGTCTCATCGACATCCTCGACTGCAGCGACGAAGAAGAAGACATAACAGACGACATCACTGATGTGACTTCAGGCATCTTCGCCGATGAAGGCAATGAGCTGAACGCATCTCCTGCTTTTAAATCTTTGCAGAAGCAGGTAGGAACTCCTGATTCCATGGACTCAATGGATCTGCCGTCTGCTGCTGGATCTTGTGAAGGTCTCAGCCCTGCTTCTTCCCAACCTTCCAGCTCACCTAAAGCCATGGACAGCGGATATGATACAGAGAATAATGAGAGTCCGGAGTTTGTCCCCAAGGAGTCCCATGACACCCGATCACAACCTCAGGGAAAGCCTACCTTGGATACCGGTCTAGAAGAAGTTCAGGAGAACCTGGAGGAAGAGAATAAAGCAGAGGTTCAACCATCATTGGGTCAAGGTTCGATTTTGGACAGCTCACAGACAGAAGACCACATTTTTTTACCACTGAGTGACAAGACTCCGTACAGAGACTCTGCCTACTTTTCAGATTATGAGAATGAAAAGCAAAGTCGAGATGAGGAGAGGGAACTCCAGCTGAAAGAAATGGATCATCACAGTGATGAAGAGAAACTGCATGTCGGAGgaaaaaaggcagagaaaagaaaaagtggagaggaggaagaactAGAAGATGGAGTGGTgaacaaagattttaaacttGAAGTGGACCACGATCCAACAGGAATAGCCGAATCGCTTCCTCCAGGGACAAGCTCGACAGAGAATGAGGAACCTTCAGATTCTGCCTTTAAAGCAGAGGCAATACTGGATGAATGGCCATCCCATGAAGAGAGTTCGGCCTTAGGGGACTGGGCAGCTGAGGTGGTGGGGGCCATGGAGGAAGCGCTTGGTGCCCTCAATGGAGATTCTGCTTCCAGCTATAAGGAAGAGAAGGACATGGAGGACAAAACAGATTCTGTTGAGGCTGGCAAAGTCGAGGAAACaccaatgaaaacaaatcacaaaagGCCATTAGGAATGTCCGGAGAAATCCTGCACGTCTTACCCAAAGACGAGGTAGCGCTGCAGCACACAGCTAACAGCAGGAggttctcttcctcctcaccgGTCTCTCCATCCACCCCACAACCTCCACTTCCTGCGACAGAGGGCCGATCGTCTCCCGCTGACGGCGAGGAGGCCGACGAGGAGGACACCGATGACAGCGACGAGTCGGATGAGGAGCTGCGAAGCTACAGCGTgcaggaggatgaggagagtGAGGGAGAGTGCCACCCCGTGCCCATAGTGGTGAGCGACAACAGCGAGGCTCACAAACTGCGGAGCCTCCTCAAGGTGCCAAGCCTGGCTGCAGAGAATCAGGAGGAAGACCATAAGAAGAAGACGGTTTCTTTCTTTGATGACGTTACCGTCTATCTGTTCGATCAG GAGAGTCCAACTAAGGAGCTGGTTGAGTACGGCTTCCCATTAGCATCCGAGGGTTCGATCTCTGGAAGAAAATCTCAGGAAAGACCTAATATCGCAGCTGATTCTTCAGATGGGAACATCTCGGAGGAGA GCGCAGGGTTTGAGTGGGAGGACGACTTTCCCCTCCTACCTCTGCCTACATCCTCGACAGCAGCCGACTCTCCTCCACTTCGCGCCGTCGCCAAGGCTCCGGAGCCCAAACCGGCCATCCAGTTGTCCCGGTTCACCGTCTCCCCATCCAACGTGTCTCGGTTCTCCATCACTCACATTTCTGACTCTGACATGGACTCGGCAGGAGGTTGGTCGCTTCACCACCTGCATGCACCTCCGCTCTCTTTATGGCGGAATCATGACTGA
- the aatkb gene encoding serine/threonine-protein kinase LMTK1 isoform X3, which translates to MMNAVGLILNSNVSAEIYSLYSSLWISLIPAAPAGKMLALLGAMCSALFVPGCALSSHFNPDGAPLSELSWSSSLAVVAISFSGLFTFVFLMLACLCCKKGKMGFKEFENVDCDEYHADMSTLASTVSQGTPDVYVLPLTEVSLPTTKQPARSAQLLKSSELTRHSLLYLKEIGHGWFGKVLLGEVNTGLNTTQVVVKELKVSASVQEQMHFLEEAQPYRRLQHPALLQCLAQCTEVTPYLLVMEFCPLGDVKGYLRSCRSSEAINPEPLILQRMACDIASGLLHLHKHNFTHSDLALRNCLLTADISVKIGDYGLAHTKYKDDFYVTSDQTYVPLRWIAPELVDEVHGNLLIADQTQQSNIWSLGVTIWELFELGNQPYRHYSDRQVLTYAVREQQLRLPKPLLKVPLAERWYEVMQFCWLQPDQRPNAEEVLLLLSYLCAKGASEAEEDFERRWNSLRPNAGFNGLHTASTISRDQPSLTSSSFPLLEQFSSGDGYHSESGDDILTVTETSHGLNFEYKWEQADPSYISQESSSTCTQANHHCPDVFYPPGGIVGGCPIESLSHGVSPTYYQPKHLHPPSVLPVLSAHSPSVSSEYYIRIEEPVDCNMDPDYNMCSYSPDYQGSSGSFLTGSADSGECMACPSQTKTMGPYWSADIHKSDLYDSNDSSPAISLTMEPLLGQVSDSSPLRPWESSHYVSYKDRDGGYYYEHSPTLEMNPYLVGSEHSSEHLQESWGSRSLRQALGELENPLGISPSVTSPPEQAYRATYLDTSQTSLLGKNITGGYYDMMGSLRKTMPSHTRHNSHSVSINMKTGGALFIGHRDSDTEEEEEGIFLERHSCNTWPSKHRHSSGGHHRRASHSCRQDSYTDFNYTMPSTDIEDTWPDQHSLAFHSLPKPIDYLEPHQAKDNSACLSLSKHHTMVPSDNCNAYIYLCHEGETQETPSGECCHTHFVDPLTGLLVRNNNYCHSYSHSNYITDKTTDILSSEEMINLSPAPGGPVVSKHTLIKANDCEEYYINPSSEETPREEVIKENLIMQNPPEPRKEEVTLTMTKNSPPPPDNRHVMVSITDPQSELSHTADSGMDQAGSTVSLIDILDCSDEEEDITDDITDVTSGIFADEGNELNASPAFKSLQKQVGTPDSMDSMDLPSAAGSCEGLSPASSQPSSSPKAMDSGYDTENNESPEFVPKESHDTRSQPQGKPTLDTGLEEVQENLEEENKAEVQPSLGQGSILDSSQTEDHIFLPLSDKTPYRDSAYFSDYENEKQSRDEERELQLKEMDHHSDEEKLHVGGKKAEKRKSGEEEELEDGVVNKDFKLEVDHDPTGIAESLPPGTSSTENEEPSDSAFKAEAILDEWPSHEESSALGDWAAEVVGAMEEALGALNGDSASSYKEEKDMEDKTDSVEAGKVEETPMKTNHKRPLGMSGEILHVLPKDEVALQHTANSRRFSSSSPVSPSTPQPPLPATEGRSSPADGEEADEEDTDDSDESDEELRSYSVQEDEESEGECHPVPIVVSDNSEAHKLRSLLKVPSLAAENQEEDHKKKTVSFFDDVTVYLFDQESPTKELVEYGFPLASEGSISGRKSQERPNIAADSSDGNISEESAGFEWEDDFPLLPLPTSSTAADSPPLRAVAKAPEPKPAIQLSRFTVSPSNVSRFSITHISDSDMDSAGGWSLHHLHAPPLSLWRNHD; encoded by the exons GAATTCGAGAACGTGGACTGCGACGAGTACCATGCAGACATGTCCACCTTGGCCTCCACGGTCTCCCAGGGCACTCCGGACGTCTACGTCCTGCCGCTCACCGAGGTTTCCCTGCCGACCACCAAGCAGCCGGCCCGATCTG cCCAGCTGCTGAAGTCCTCTGAACTGACTCGCCACAGTCTGCTCTACCTGAAGGAGATCGGACATGGATGGTTCGGGAAG GTTCTGCTTGGGGAGGTGAACACGGGCCTGAACACCACACAGGTGGTGGTGAAGGAGCTCAAAGTCAGCGCCAGTGTGCAGGAGCAGATGCATTTCCTGGAGGAAGCTCAACCCTACCG CAGGCTCCAGCACCCGGCTCTGCTGCAGTGCCTGGCCCAGTGCACTGAAGTCACTCCCTACCTGCTGGTCATGGAGTTCTGTCCACTG GGGGATGTGAAGGGTTACCTCCGAAGCTGCAGGTCGAGCGAGGCGATCAACCCTGAGCCCCTGATTCTGCAAAGGATGGCCTGTGACATTGCATCAGGACTGCTGCACCTGCACAAACACAACTTCACCCACAG CGACCTGGCTCTGAGGAACTGCCTGCTGACTGCTGACATCTCAGTGAAGATCGGAGATTACGGTCTGGCGCACACAAAGTATAAG GATGATTTCTACGTGACCTCGGATCAGACGTACGTGCCACTGCGCTGGATCGCTCCCGAGCTGGTGGACGAGGTTCATGGAAACCTGCTGATAGCTGATCAGACCCAGCAGAGCAACATCTG GTCTCTTGGTGTGACCATCTGGGAGCTGTTTGAGCTGGGAAACCAGCCCTACAGACACTACTCTGACAGACAGGTCCTGACGTATGCTGTAAGAGAGCAGCAACTGAGACTTCCCAAGCCGCTGCTCAAAGTTCCCCTGGCTGAACGCTG GTATGAAGTGATGCAATTCTGCTGGCTCCAACCTGACCAGAGACCCAATGCAGAGGAAGTCCTCCTGTTGCTCAGCTATCTGTGTGCAAAAGGGGCCAGTGAGGCCGAAGAGGACTTTGAGAGGCGCTGGAACTCTCTGCGTCCCAACGCTGGATTCAACGGTCTCCACACCGCCTCAACAATATCTCGAGACCAACCCTCCTTAACCTCCTCTTCCTTCCCTTTACTGGAGCAGTTTTCATCTGGTGATGGCTACCATTCAGAGTCTGGAGATGACATACTGACAGTCACGGAGACCAGCCACGGGCTGAACTTTGAGTACAAGTGGGAGCAAGCAGATCCATCCTACATATCCCAAGAGTCCTCAAGTACTTGTACTCAGGCCAACCATCATTGTCCAGACGTGTTTTATCCACCAGGGGGCATTGTTGGAGGATGTCCCATTGAGAGCCTAAGCCACGGAGTTTCTCCTACCTACTATCAACCAAAACACTTGCATCCTCCCAGTGTGCTCCCTGTCCTCAGCGCCCATAGTCCCTCAGTAAGCAGTGAATATTATATCCGTATTGAGGAGCCTGTGGACTGTAACATGGATCCAGATTACAACATGTGCTCTTACAGCCCAGACTACCAGGGCAGCAGCGGGAGCTTCCTGACTGGCAGTGCAGACTCTGGTGAATGCATGGCCTGCCCATCACAAACCAAAACTATGGGTCCTTACTGGTCTGCTGACATCCATAAATCTGATCTGTATGACTCCAATGACTCAAGTCCAGCCATCTCCTTGACAATGGAGCCTCTTTTAGGTCAGGTTTCAGACAGCAGCCCCCTTCGACCATGGGAGTCAAGTCACTATGTGTCCTATAAAGACAGAGATGGGGGCTACTACTATGAGCACTCCCCTACTTTAGAAATGAATCCCTATCTGGTTGGAAGTGAGCATTCCAGTGAGCATCTCCAAGAAAGCTGGGGGTCAAGAAGCCTTCGTCAGGCTTTAGGAGAACTGGAGAACCCTCTGGGTATATCCCCATCTGTGACCAGTCCACCTGAACAGGCCTACAGAGCGACATACCTGGACACCAGCCAGACCTCTCTCTTAGGGAAGAACATTACAGGGGGCTACTATGACATGATGGGCTCTTTAAGGAAGACCATGCCTAGTCACACGAGACACAATAGCCACTCAGTCAGTATCAACATGAAGACCGGAGGCGCGCTCTTCATCGGACACAGAGACAGtgacacagaagaagaagaggagggcATATTTCTCGAGAGACACAGCTGCAATACGTGGCCTTCGAAACACAGGCACAGCAGCGGAGGACACCACAGGCGGGCGAGCCACAGCTGCAGACAAGACTCTTACACCGACTTCAACTACACCATGCCAAGTACGGACATCGAAGACACCTGGCCCGACCAGCACAGCCTGGCTTTTCACTCTCTGCCCAAACCCATCGACTATTTAGAGCCACACCAGGCCAAAGATAACAGTGCCTGCCTCAGCCTGAGTAAACATCACACCATGGTGCCCTCAGACAACTGCAATGCCTACATCTACCTGTGCCATGAAGGGGAGACTCAGGAGACACCATCTGGAGAGTGCTGCCACACCCATTTTGTTGATCCACTCACTGGTTTGTTAGTGAGAAACAACAACTACTGTCACAGCTACAGTCACAGCAACTACATCACAGACAAGACCACTGATATTCTCAGCAGTGAGGAGATGATCAATCTATCACCGGCTCCAGGGGGTCCCGTTGTTTCCAAACACACTTTGATAAAGGCTAACGACTGTGAAGAGTACTATATTAATCCTTCATCTGAAGAAACGCCACGAGAGGAAGTaatcaaagaaaatctgatcaTGCAAAATCCACCAGAACCTAGAAAAGAAGAGGTAACTCTGACAATGACTAAAAACTCTCCACCACCTCCTGATAACAGGCATGTGATGGTTTCCATCACAGATCCCCAGTCGGAGCTGAGCCACACAGCTGACAGTGGCATGGACCAGGCCGGCTCCACCGTAAGTCTCATCGACATCCTCGACTGCAGCGACGAAGAAGAAGACATAACAGACGACATCACTGATGTGACTTCAGGCATCTTCGCCGATGAAGGCAATGAGCTGAACGCATCTCCTGCTTTTAAATCTTTGCAGAAGCAGGTAGGAACTCCTGATTCCATGGACTCAATGGATCTGCCGTCTGCTGCTGGATCTTGTGAAGGTCTCAGCCCTGCTTCTTCCCAACCTTCCAGCTCACCTAAAGCCATGGACAGCGGATATGATACAGAGAATAATGAGAGTCCGGAGTTTGTCCCCAAGGAGTCCCATGACACCCGATCACAACCTCAGGGAAAGCCTACCTTGGATACCGGTCTAGAAGAAGTTCAGGAGAACCTGGAGGAAGAGAATAAAGCAGAGGTTCAACCATCATTGGGTCAAGGTTCGATTTTGGACAGCTCACAGACAGAAGACCACATTTTTTTACCACTGAGTGACAAGACTCCGTACAGAGACTCTGCCTACTTTTCAGATTATGAGAATGAAAAGCAAAGTCGAGATGAGGAGAGGGAACTCCAGCTGAAAGAAATGGATCATCACAGTGATGAAGAGAAACTGCATGTCGGAGgaaaaaaggcagagaaaagaaaaagtggagaggaggaagaactAGAAGATGGAGTGGTgaacaaagattttaaacttGAAGTGGACCACGATCCAACAGGAATAGCCGAATCGCTTCCTCCAGGGACAAGCTCGACAGAGAATGAGGAACCTTCAGATTCTGCCTTTAAAGCAGAGGCAATACTGGATGAATGGCCATCCCATGAAGAGAGTTCGGCCTTAGGGGACTGGGCAGCTGAGGTGGTGGGGGCCATGGAGGAAGCGCTTGGTGCCCTCAATGGAGATTCTGCTTCCAGCTATAAGGAAGAGAAGGACATGGAGGACAAAACAGATTCTGTTGAGGCTGGCAAAGTCGAGGAAACaccaatgaaaacaaatcacaaaagGCCATTAGGAATGTCCGGAGAAATCCTGCACGTCTTACCCAAAGACGAGGTAGCGCTGCAGCACACAGCTAACAGCAGGAggttctcttcctcctcaccgGTCTCTCCATCCACCCCACAACCTCCACTTCCTGCGACAGAGGGCCGATCGTCTCCCGCTGACGGCGAGGAGGCCGACGAGGAGGACACCGATGACAGCGACGAGTCGGATGAGGAGCTGCGAAGCTACAGCGTgcaggaggatgaggagagtGAGGGAGAGTGCCACCCCGTGCCCATAGTGGTGAGCGACAACAGCGAGGCTCACAAACTGCGGAGCCTCCTCAAGGTGCCAAGCCTGGCTGCAGAGAATCAGGAGGAAGACCATAAGAAGAAGACGGTTTCTTTCTTTGATGACGTTACCGTCTATCTGTTCGATCAG GAGAGTCCAACTAAGGAGCTGGTTGAGTACGGCTTCCCATTAGCATCCGAGGGTTCGATCTCTGGAAGAAAATCTCAGGAAAGACCTAATATCGCAGCTGATTCTTCAGATGGGAACATCTCGGAGGAGA GCGCAGGGTTTGAGTGGGAGGACGACTTTCCCCTCCTACCTCTGCCTACATCCTCGACAGCAGCCGACTCTCCTCCACTTCGCGCCGTCGCCAAGGCTCCGGAGCCCAAACCGGCCATCCAGTTGTCCCGGTTCACCGTCTCCCCATCCAACGTGTCTCGGTTCTCCATCACTCACATTTCTGACTCTGACATGGACTCGGCAGGAGGTTGGTCGCTTCACCACCTGCATGCACCTCCGCTCTCTTTATGGCGGAATCATGACTGA